The following coding sequences lie in one Treponema socranskii subsp. buccale genomic window:
- a CDS encoding ribonuclease catalytic domain-containing protein, with protein sequence MIRKNAVVLYKNQCALVTDVEGDKYAIQYCPSATAAGKKSYVSLKVREKDIVPLHEGPASSLDALLSFSDGAIPSQVSEAYELLRSDPETASSPVSFSDIASLMRPSFSADESFAVYKAISESDEFALDAASFKSGTIAFVPRSEEEIAALKQKAYEKAHEGELRAAFIKRLKQKKLELPGDSKYMSEVESLALGQTDKSKAMAEAGFSQTPEKAHKLLIDTGVWPLTRNPYPTRYGLSMTSAAEGLAVPPEEERLFVQSRAYAIDNAWSEDPDDAIAWDGEYLWVHVADPASSVMPDSSIDKTARERGTTLYLPEGTSRMLAETSLADYALGLNETSRALSFRIRLDDKGGIDDCAVFKTLVNVERLTYEKADALKDSPELKPLFDIAKRNIERRKRAGACSVDLPEVHISVDEETKKVSIEPEIRYESGDTVREMMLLAGEGAARFAFKNNIPFPYVSQEAPAIPSDLPPGLAGDFRLLRCMRKRSVGITPAPHAAIGVSMYSQVTSPLRRYGDLIAHEQLRAFMAGRPLIDKDDMLTRISEGDIASIAARKASRCSETHWKLVYLLQNPEWTGKAVCVDKKDKQIQLYIPSLDMQTFIVPQKKYELNDTLEVKATNIDIPQQTVVFVPL encoded by the coding sequence ATGATTCGAAAAAATGCGGTCGTACTCTATAAAAATCAATGCGCCCTCGTCACCGATGTCGAAGGCGACAAGTATGCGATCCAATACTGTCCTTCGGCGACCGCGGCGGGAAAAAAATCATACGTATCGCTGAAAGTGCGCGAAAAAGATATCGTGCCGCTGCATGAAGGACCCGCTTCGAGTCTCGATGCGCTCCTTTCGTTTTCCGACGGCGCGATTCCGTCACAGGTTTCCGAAGCGTACGAACTCCTCCGCTCCGATCCTGAAACGGCTTCATCGCCCGTATCTTTTTCGGATATCGCTTCGCTCATGCGCCCGTCTTTTTCGGCGGACGAAAGTTTTGCCGTCTATAAAGCGATTTCCGAAAGCGACGAGTTCGCCCTCGATGCCGCATCTTTTAAATCGGGTACGATTGCGTTTGTGCCGCGGAGCGAAGAGGAAATAGCGGCATTAAAACAAAAGGCATACGAAAAGGCGCATGAAGGAGAACTGCGCGCAGCCTTTATCAAGCGGCTCAAACAAAAAAAACTCGAACTTCCCGGCGACTCCAAGTATATGAGCGAAGTCGAATCTCTCGCGCTCGGTCAGACCGATAAATCGAAGGCTATGGCGGAGGCGGGTTTTTCGCAGACGCCCGAAAAAGCGCACAAGCTGCTCATCGACACGGGCGTATGGCCTCTTACGCGCAATCCGTACCCGACGCGCTACGGGCTTTCGATGACGTCGGCAGCGGAGGGGCTTGCCGTTCCGCCCGAAGAAGAGCGGCTTTTCGTGCAAAGCAGGGCATACGCGATCGACAATGCGTGGTCGGAAGATCCCGACGATGCGATTGCGTGGGACGGCGAATACCTGTGGGTGCACGTCGCCGATCCCGCTTCCAGCGTTATGCCCGACAGTTCGATCGACAAAACCGCGCGAGAACGCGGAACGACGCTGTATCTCCCTGAAGGGACGAGCCGCATGCTCGCCGAAACATCCCTTGCCGATTACGCGCTCGGTTTGAATGAAACGAGCCGCGCGCTTTCGTTTCGGATCCGATTGGACGACAAGGGCGGCATCGACGACTGTGCGGTTTTCAAAACGCTTGTCAATGTCGAACGCCTTACCTATGAAAAAGCGGATGCGCTGAAAGATTCGCCCGAATTGAAGCCCTTGTTCGATATCGCAAAACGCAATATCGAGCGGCGGAAGAGAGCGGGCGCCTGTTCGGTCGATTTGCCCGAAGTGCATATCAGCGTCGATGAAGAGACGAAAAAAGTTTCGATCGAACCGGAAATCCGCTACGAATCGGGCGATACGGTGCGAGAGATGATGCTCCTTGCAGGAGAAGGCGCGGCGCGTTTCGCGTTTAAAAACAATATTCCCTTTCCGTACGTGAGTCAGGAAGCGCCCGCTATTCCCTCCGATCTGCCTCCGGGACTTGCCGGCGATTTTCGTTTGCTTCGCTGTATGCGAAAGCGCAGCGTCGGCATTACGCCCGCGCCTCACGCTGCGATCGGCGTTTCGATGTACAGCCAAGTGACCAGTCCTCTCCGCCGCTACGGCGATTTGATTGCACACGAACAGCTGCGCGCGTTTATGGCCGGCCGGCCGCTCATCGACAAAGACGATATGCTCACGCGCATCAGCGAAGGCGATATCGCGTCGATTGCCGCACGGAAAGCGTCGCGGTGCAGTGAAACGCACTGGAAGCTCGTATACCTCTTGCAAAATCCCGAGTGGACGGGGAAAGCTGTGTGCGTCGATAAAAAAGACAAACAGATTCAGCTCTATATTCCGTCGCTCGATATGCAAACCTTTATCGTACCGCAAAAAAAATATGAACTCAACGATACGCTTGAAGTCAAGGCGACGAATATCGATATTCCGCAGCAGACCGTCGTGTTTGTGCCGCTGTAA
- a CDS encoding DNA-binding domain-containing protein encodes MLKYALRENLLTPAPDKYMAQTADVRSYTLDEIISLMMEKGSSVTRADAAAVLQVYGEVCALVIANGSALNTPLFNTSMSISGVFDGANDSFDKKRHAVNLNMTAGTLLRDALQEVKCEKTQIASTDPYITEVKDVVSDTVNTVLTKGGIVQITGSRLKFDAKDEAQGIFFIPETGEAVRCSVIAENKPARLTALIPNSLSAGTYYVEVRTKLAEGGKPLKAMKAGRFAKPLTVTA; translated from the coding sequence ATGTTGAAGTATGCATTGCGCGAAAATTTGCTGACGCCGGCGCCTGATAAGTATATGGCGCAGACAGCGGATGTGAGATCGTACACGCTTGACGAAATCATCAGCTTGATGATGGAAAAGGGTTCGTCGGTAACCCGAGCAGATGCGGCGGCGGTACTGCAAGTGTACGGGGAAGTGTGCGCCCTCGTCATCGCCAACGGCAGCGCGCTCAATACGCCGCTTTTCAACACGAGCATGAGCATTTCGGGCGTATTCGACGGAGCGAACGACTCTTTCGACAAAAAGCGTCACGCGGTAAACCTCAATATGACGGCGGGAACCCTCCTTCGCGATGCCCTGCAGGAAGTGAAGTGCGAAAAAACGCAAATTGCAAGCACCGATCCGTATATTACCGAAGTAAAGGACGTCGTATCGGACACGGTAAATACGGTGCTGACGAAGGGCGGCATCGTGCAGATAACGGGGAGCCGTTTGAAATTCGACGCGAAAGACGAAGCTCAGGGTATCTTTTTCATCCCCGAAACGGGAGAAGCCGTGCGCTGTTCAGTCATCGCCGAAAATAAGCCCGCCCGCCTTACGGCGCTGATACCGAACTCGCTTTCGGCGGGAACGTATTATGTGGAAGTAAGGACAAAACTTGCCGAAGGCGGAAAACCGCTTAAAGCGATGAAAGCCGGACGTTTTGCAAAGCCGCTTACCGTTACGGCGTAA
- a CDS encoding DUF4959 domain-containing protein, protein MKTNRKKCFAFFRQVAAAFIALAAVFLLAGCQQNAETPAPIQPPKDTTPPAEVANFTAVAGSASVINLSWKNPADGDLYQVEITALPAHGSLKTAIYLAAEKGKVVSYSADALSADTEYTFTIKTVDKSLNKSAGTVKTARTQTASVPGAPMVITLTQSPATPTNGNVTVTVASSTSVKTAKWAAGIKTVDEVLANGTDITGNSFTVSENGTYTVAVVDNDGRREIKTITVGNIDKTPSAKVQNLSAFYSSVSQKIIVSWTNPADADFAGTVLRYKKGAESETTVERSKTEARYEITGILSDNSEYTISLAAKDELGNESEKESVTVRSTTAPEVTGINLDRTHLDTIMTNRSIAVTVTGSNFNMLSSLSIEVTGDDTSLPPVTATIDAANNRATATITAPLPAYPSEAGTVYTVKAIVNGTPAQTTARFTVSTPAKVKEIILSPAQIKFGSVSNVSVRVTGANFDIRGETKIKLLNSAGQEVSASTITVASGAGTASEFTASVPLPAESGFYTVSVWFSNVQEAKIATLQLYGDPVITEVSIPRAGTLYGGKPLPVTIIGKNFKAPGISEADFSGTGAPFSNFKVISDTKAIAEVSCPSIVGNRTITVRCKSANKTGTISVQDYSGSYAPGEIVLADGTRVTKDGFTAVDPSNPPIAVICGRNGYGAPCGIALHKSTAFLQWAKNYTTGYTTKFEGIICTPSVTGSGAAVSATFTGDTGGSNNWDYICSVDPEGTADAATNYPAFDWVNKYNTTYSDKLGGARPAWYMPSIAELSEVYKNKDAINASLLKINGLDGTYADANLGTGFWSSSQHSYFNYTAWLAAFGLGNLLNDGKNIKFNVCCIAAF, encoded by the coding sequence ATGAAGACGAATCGAAAAAAATGTTTTGCGTTTTTCCGTCAGGTTGCGGCGGCTTTTATCGCGCTTGCCGCAGTATTTTTGCTTGCAGGCTGTCAGCAAAATGCCGAAACGCCGGCACCTATACAGCCGCCGAAGGACACGACGCCGCCAGCCGAAGTTGCAAACTTTACGGCGGTTGCAGGAAGTGCAAGCGTTATCAATTTGAGCTGGAAAAACCCTGCCGACGGCGACCTCTATCAGGTCGAAATCACGGCCCTTCCTGCGCACGGCTCGCTTAAAACTGCCATATACCTTGCAGCCGAAAAAGGGAAAGTCGTAAGCTATAGTGCGGATGCTTTGAGCGCCGACACGGAATATACCTTTACGATAAAGACCGTCGACAAATCGCTCAATAAAAGCGCGGGCACAGTGAAAACCGCACGCACGCAAACGGCATCCGTACCGGGCGCTCCTATGGTGATCACACTCACTCAAAGCCCCGCGACCCCGACAAACGGAAACGTTACGGTAACGGTTGCATCGAGCACGTCGGTGAAAACTGCCAAATGGGCAGCGGGCATAAAAACCGTAGACGAAGTTTTGGCAAACGGTACCGATATTACCGGCAACAGCTTTACGGTGAGCGAAAACGGCACCTATACGGTCGCGGTAGTTGATAATGACGGCAGGCGCGAGATAAAGACGATCACCGTCGGCAATATAGACAAAACCCCGTCCGCAAAGGTGCAAAACCTTTCGGCATTCTATAGTTCGGTAAGTCAAAAGATCATCGTTTCGTGGACGAACCCCGCGGACGCCGACTTTGCGGGTACCGTTTTACGGTATAAAAAAGGTGCGGAAAGCGAAACGACGGTAGAGCGTTCAAAAACCGAAGCGCGCTATGAAATAACGGGCATACTTTCCGACAACAGCGAATATACGATATCCCTTGCTGCAAAGGATGAACTCGGTAACGAAAGCGAAAAAGAAAGCGTAACGGTGCGCTCGACCACTGCTCCGGAAGTAACGGGAATAAACCTCGACCGCACGCACTTGGATACGATTATGACAAACCGTTCCATAGCGGTAACCGTAACGGGAAGCAATTTCAATATGCTCTCAAGCCTTTCGATAGAGGTTACCGGAGACGATACGTCTTTGCCTCCCGTTACCGCGACGATCGATGCGGCGAACAATAGAGCGACTGCGACTATTACGGCGCCTCTTCCCGCATATCCTTCGGAAGCGGGAACGGTCTATACGGTAAAGGCGATTGTAAACGGTACGCCCGCACAGACGACCGCACGCTTTACCGTTTCGACCCCTGCGAAGGTAAAAGAAATCATCCTGTCGCCCGCGCAAATCAAATTCGGCTCGGTGTCAAACGTTTCGGTAAGGGTAACGGGAGCGAATTTCGATATCCGCGGCGAAACGAAGATAAAGCTGTTGAACTCTGCGGGGCAGGAAGTAAGTGCGAGCACGATAACGGTCGCTTCAGGCGCCGGGACCGCATCGGAGTTCACCGCTTCCGTCCCGCTGCCGGCCGAAAGCGGCTTTTATACCGTTTCGGTGTGGTTTTCGAATGTACAGGAAGCAAAAATCGCAACGCTGCAGCTTTACGGCGACCCCGTCATTACGGAAGTTTCTATCCCTCGTGCGGGAACGCTCTACGGCGGAAAACCGCTTCCGGTAACGATAATCGGAAAAAACTTTAAAGCTCCCGGCATAAGCGAAGCCGACTTCAGCGGTACGGGCGCGCCCTTTTCAAATTTTAAAGTCATAAGCGATACGAAGGCGATTGCGGAAGTAAGCTGTCCGAGTATTGTAGGGAACAGGACGATTACGGTACGCTGTAAAAGCGCAAACAAAACGGGCACGATTTCCGTACAAGATTACAGCGGAAGCTATGCCCCGGGTGAAATCGTACTGGCGGACGGAACGCGCGTTACCAAAGACGGCTTTACGGCAGTAGATCCGAGCAATCCGCCGATTGCGGTCATCTGCGGAAGGAACGGTTACGGCGCTCCGTGCGGCATCGCACTGCATAAGAGTACAGCTTTCTTGCAGTGGGCAAAAAACTACACGACGGGCTATACCACGAAATTCGAAGGGATCATCTGCACGCCGAGTGTAACGGGAAGCGGAGCCGCCGTTTCGGCGACTTTTACCGGAGATACGGGTGGGAGCAACAACTGGGACTATATATGTTCCGTAGACCCCGAAGGGACAGCCGATGCCGCAACGAATTACCCCGCCTTCGACTGGGTAAATAAATACAATACAACGTACTCCGATAAGCTCGGGGGCGCCCGGCCCGCGTGGTATATGCCGAGCATAGCCGAACTCTCGGAAGTGTATAAAAATAAGGATGCGATAAATGCAAGTCTTTTGAAAATAAACGGGCTTGACGGTACCTACGCGGATGCAAATCTCGGAACAGGGTTCTGGTCGTCGTCGCAGCATTCCTACTTCAATTACACTGCGTGGCTTGCGGCATTCGGCCTCGGCAACCTTCTCAACGACGGCAAGAATATCAAGTTCAATGTATGTTGTATAGCCGCTTTTTAA
- the dapB gene encoding 4-hydroxy-tetrahydrodipicolinate reductase gives MNIAIVGYGKMGHMIKNAAERLGHRIVLTADPAAPDADVKPASAEDTARAVKSSGAEGVIEFSRPSVAVENMHSLLPLSIPLVVGTTGWTESLPAVEKRAADTGGALLYSSNFSIGVNMFYKIVSEAARLMKDCSDYDVAVWEAHHNQKADSPSGTALEIARRIMAEYTVKTKIVSDSFHRKPEENELSLASTRCGSNPGEHTVFFDGQADTIELTHRARSREGFAFGAVRSLERFSSALKTGTLQKGRVYTMQDIF, from the coding sequence ATGAATATTGCGATCGTCGGCTACGGAAAGATGGGGCACATGATTAAAAATGCTGCGGAACGGCTCGGTCACCGCATTGTTCTTACCGCAGATCCGGCAGCCCCCGATGCCGATGTAAAACCCGCTTCGGCGGAAGATACGGCTCGTGCGGTAAAATCCTCCGGAGCCGAAGGCGTCATCGAGTTCAGCCGGCCGTCGGTTGCCGTCGAAAATATGCACTCGCTCCTTCCGCTTTCGATCCCGCTCGTCGTCGGAACGACGGGTTGGACGGAGAGTCTTCCGGCTGTGGAAAAACGTGCCGCAGATACGGGCGGCGCTTTACTCTATTCGTCGAATTTTTCCATCGGCGTCAATATGTTTTACAAAATCGTCTCCGAAGCCGCCCGTCTTATGAAAGACTGTTCCGACTACGACGTTGCGGTGTGGGAAGCGCACCACAATCAAAAAGCCGACAGCCCGTCCGGTACGGCGCTCGAAATCGCACGGCGCATTATGGCCGAATACACGGTGAAAACGAAAATCGTCTCCGACTCCTTTCACCGAAAGCCCGAAGAAAACGAACTGAGCCTTGCGAGCACGAGGTGCGGTTCGAACCCCGGAGAGCATACCGTGTTTTTCGACGGACAAGCCGACACGATCGAACTTACGCACCGCGCTCGAAGCCGAGAGGGATTTGCTTTCGGTGCCGTCCGTTCTCTCGAACGGTTTTCTTCCGCGTTGAAAACCGGAACGCTGCAAAAAGGCCGCGTGTATACCATGCAGGATATATTTTAA
- a CDS encoding IS110 family transposase produces the protein MTVYIGVDLHKTQFTVHERTEETVESIEQIKQYPTTEVGYAAFLARITEYKIGGFTVKIGVESTGNTRFFKAQVEKVGAHVTVINTLKFKVINESTKKTDKHDASTISEFLSKDMLPESYLCSKETENLRRLLKSRERLVHSIVGQKNEIHALLVSMGLQDESRSLQSKKGRQEVLDALSSRSDLVLEAQSVKLMIEIIEQMSQSVKLIEKQLSELTKDDEMVSRLMTIRGCGKITAWIIRSYTEDIGRFASAKKYAAFCGLVPWVQDSNETVRHGRITKRGPQELRTAYVQLVLGIRRCKDTSGWRIMQRLDYMKKNKGSGKSIVAAARKMAEIVWALLTGKQDFDSTKMMGRYKPMSLAEQALVAMN, from the coding sequence ATGACAGTTTACATTGGCGTTGATTTGCACAAAACACAGTTTACCGTGCATGAGCGGACAGAGGAAACGGTTGAAAGCATTGAGCAGATCAAACAGTATCCGACGACAGAAGTTGGGTATGCGGCATTTCTTGCGAGAATAACGGAGTACAAGATAGGCGGTTTCACTGTGAAAATCGGAGTTGAATCAACCGGCAACACAAGATTCTTCAAGGCTCAGGTAGAAAAAGTGGGAGCGCACGTGACGGTAATCAATACGTTGAAATTCAAGGTAATCAACGAATCGACGAAGAAAACCGACAAGCATGATGCTTCGACGATTTCAGAGTTTCTATCAAAGGATATGCTTCCGGAAAGCTATCTGTGCAGTAAGGAAACGGAAAACTTGAGACGGCTTTTGAAATCAAGGGAGCGGCTGGTTCATTCGATTGTCGGACAAAAGAATGAGATTCATGCGCTTCTGGTGAGTATGGGGCTACAGGATGAAAGTCGAAGCCTCCAAAGTAAAAAAGGGCGCCAGGAAGTTCTGGACGCCCTGTCGTCGCGTAGCGACCTCGTGCTCGAAGCACAATCAGTAAAACTGATGATTGAAATTATAGAGCAGATGAGCCAATCGGTCAAGCTGATTGAAAAGCAGTTAAGCGAATTAACGAAAGACGATGAAATGGTTAGTCGTCTTATGACGATTCGAGGCTGCGGAAAAATCACGGCATGGATAATCCGCTCGTACACAGAAGATATAGGTAGGTTTGCCAGTGCGAAGAAATATGCGGCCTTTTGCGGGCTTGTGCCATGGGTACAGGATTCAAATGAAACGGTGAGACATGGCAGAATAACCAAGCGCGGTCCTCAGGAATTGAGAACGGCGTACGTACAGTTGGTGTTGGGAATTCGTCGTTGCAAGGATACTTCGGGATGGAGGATCATGCAGCGACTGGATTATATGAAAAAGAACAAAGGCAGCGGCAAATCGATTGTTGCAGCTGCAAGGAAGATGGCAGAAATCGTGTGGGCGTTGCTCACGGGAAAACAGGACTTTGATTCAACAAAGATGATGGGCAGATATAAACCTATGAGTCTTGCTGAACAAGCCCTCGTTGCCATGAATTAA
- a CDS encoding M16 family metallopeptidase, whose amino-acid sequence MTVFKRTVLSLFFSAAAFFSFAEKTPIKNVHRYKLENGLDVYVVENHAAPLAYIEIAVKAGGIAQTSENAGLFHLYEHMMFKGNAKYPNAASVQRAISDMGVPDWNGTTGSECVNYYFTVPSALLREGMEFWSYAIRSPLLDEAEFEREKKVVLSEIEGGLSDPNTIYRYDIQKTLFPKYPWRCDPAGSPAVVRNATLDQIRAIQKNYYIPNNAALFIAGDVNPEEVHALAKELYGSWERGKDPWVPPIEQQPVNPLPHTTFRVMPYDRISIDTAQVSVIWRGPDAGYDRKATYAADMLGYFFDDPDGIYVRTMMQNEALGIPDPDYLWEGYMTTRATSTLSFGALLLSPENDLPQRAALFYTALTENIVERIRSDSSIFSKRQFSRVYQKIKDTFIDDAETAERVKTSLRFWWITADTDYYYSYLDNMMKIDKNDIDRFLTEYISERNALVTVLVNPAVYEKQKEAFAAAGFSEITADTAFWYKDTEAVK is encoded by the coding sequence ATGACTGTTTTTAAACGCACCGTACTTTCCCTCTTTTTTTCGGCGGCGGCCTTTTTTTCTTTTGCGGAAAAGACGCCGATCAAAAACGTGCACCGTTACAAGCTTGAAAACGGACTTGACGTATACGTCGTCGAAAATCATGCGGCGCCTCTTGCGTATATCGAAATCGCGGTAAAGGCGGGCGGCATCGCGCAGACGAGCGAAAATGCGGGACTCTTTCATCTCTACGAGCACATGATGTTCAAAGGCAACGCGAAGTACCCGAATGCCGCGAGCGTGCAGCGCGCCATAAGCGATATGGGAGTGCCCGATTGGAACGGCACGACGGGATCCGAGTGCGTCAATTATTATTTTACCGTACCGTCGGCACTCCTCCGAGAGGGGATGGAGTTTTGGAGCTATGCGATCAGATCACCGCTTTTGGACGAAGCTGAATTCGAGCGCGAAAAAAAAGTCGTGCTTTCGGAAATCGAAGGAGGGCTTTCTGATCCGAACACGATTTACCGCTACGATATTCAAAAGACGCTTTTTCCGAAATATCCGTGGAGATGCGATCCTGCGGGCTCTCCCGCCGTCGTGCGGAATGCGACGCTCGATCAGATCCGCGCTATTCAAAAAAACTACTACATACCGAATAATGCCGCTCTCTTTATTGCAGGCGACGTAAATCCCGAAGAAGTGCATGCGCTTGCAAAGGAATTGTACGGTTCATGGGAACGCGGAAAAGATCCGTGGGTTCCGCCGATCGAACAACAGCCTGTCAATCCGCTTCCGCACACGACCTTCCGCGTTATGCCTTACGACCGGATTTCGATCGATACGGCGCAAGTGTCCGTCATCTGGCGCGGCCCCGATGCGGGCTATGACAGAAAGGCGACTTATGCCGCCGATATGCTCGGCTACTTTTTCGACGATCCTGACGGCATCTACGTTCGAACGATGATGCAAAACGAAGCGCTCGGCATTCCCGATCCCGACTACCTGTGGGAAGGCTATATGACCACGCGCGCGACGAGTACGCTGTCGTTCGGCGCTTTGCTTCTTTCGCCTGAAAACGATTTGCCGCAGCGCGCAGCTCTTTTTTATACGGCGCTTACGGAAAACATCGTGGAGCGCATTAGGAGCGACTCGTCGATTTTTTCGAAGCGGCAGTTTTCGCGCGTATATCAAAAGATAAAGGATACCTTTATCGACGACGCCGAAACGGCCGAGCGTGTAAAGACGAGTCTCCGTTTTTGGTGGATCACTGCGGATACGGATTATTATTATAGCTATCTCGACAATATGATGAAAATAGATAAAAACGATATCGACCGTTTTTTGACGGAATATATTTCGGAGCGTAACGCGCTCGTCACGGTGCTCGTTAATCCCGCCGTGTACGAAAAGCAAAAAGAAGCGTTCGCCGCGGCGGGCTTTTCTGAGATCACGGCTGACACCGCATTTTGGTATAAAGACACGGAGGCGGTAAAATGA
- a CDS encoding type II toxin-antitoxin system VapC family toxin gives MKNTHILLDTNIVLDLVQKREPYSENASKIINSCVIGENIGYFSAHSLSDLFFILRKDKTVQERKELILNLCKFFTIISEREDFFVSICTNSDWDDLEDGLQIKCAESEHLDYIITRDKENGFKNSPIKIISPEEFLKL, from the coding sequence ATGAAAAATACTCATATTCTACTTGATACGAATATCGTACTCGATTTGGTTCAAAAACGGGAACCGTATTCGGAAAACGCTTCTAAAATAATCAATTCTTGCGTTATCGGAGAAAATATCGGATATTTTTCAGCGCATTCATTGTCGGATTTGTTTTTTATTTTGCGTAAAGATAAAACCGTTCAAGAAAGAAAAGAGTTGATTTTAAATCTGTGTAAATTTTTTACAATAATTTCAGAACGAGAAGATTTTTTTGTTTCGATCTGTACCAATTCGGATTGGGATGATTTGGAAGACGGACTTCAAATAAAATGTGCGGAAAGTGAACACTTGGATTATATTATTACACGCGATAAAGAAAACGGATTTAAGAACTCACCCATAAAAATTATCAGCCCGGAAGAATTTTTAAAATTATAA
- a CDS encoding aspartate kinase, whose translation MIVMKFGGSSVANAERIRHVASIIKAYQKSRPVVVLSAMGDTTDHLLEAADKALGGVVSMERIASLHFETLRELGLPSGTIEDLINELTQLLTGISMIKELTKRTRDYLVSFGERMSVRIAAAYLTKEGIPALPYDAWDIGIVSDGNFMSAELLDEVWQSIPEHLHAYSSGKDERIPVVTGFIAKDKSGNITTLGRGGSDLTATIIGAATGAEEIQTWKDVDGIMTTDPRICPDAKPVREVTYEEAQELAFFGAQVLHPRSMLPCRRTATPVRVKNSYNIESPGSIIVETHNGKASPVCAITGVKHVTLIDIASTRMLGAVGFLAHIFNQFLKWNISIDVIATSEVSVSLTVNTKTDLSGLIRDLSDVAEVRTRSGKAIVSIICDALHSSAILAAGFKALSDENINVQMISQGASKVNISMIVDDEEADKTVRVLHKAYFA comes from the coding sequence ATGATAGTTATGAAATTCGGCGGCTCGTCGGTCGCAAATGCGGAGCGCATCCGGCATGTCGCATCCATTATTAAAGCGTATCAAAAGAGCAGGCCGGTCGTCGTGCTTTCCGCGATGGGCGATACGACCGATCACCTCCTCGAAGCGGCCGATAAAGCGCTCGGCGGAGTCGTGAGCATGGAGCGTATCGCTTCTCTTCATTTTGAAACTTTGCGCGAACTCGGATTGCCGAGCGGCACAATTGAAGATTTAATAAACGAATTGACGCAGCTTTTGACCGGCATTTCGATGATAAAAGAATTGACAAAACGCACGCGCGATTATCTCGTGTCGTTCGGCGAACGCATGTCGGTGCGCATCGCGGCCGCTTATTTGACGAAAGAAGGGATTCCCGCTTTACCTTACGATGCATGGGATATCGGCATCGTAAGCGACGGCAATTTTATGTCGGCGGAACTGCTCGATGAAGTGTGGCAATCGATACCGGAGCATTTGCATGCATATTCCTCCGGAAAAGACGAGCGCATTCCGGTCGTGACGGGTTTTATCGCAAAAGACAAAAGCGGAAATATTACGACGCTCGGGCGGGGCGGAAGCGATTTGACTGCGACGATCATCGGAGCGGCGACGGGCGCGGAAGAGATTCAAACGTGGAAAGACGTCGACGGTATCATGACGACCGATCCCCGCATCTGTCCCGACGCCAAGCCGGTACGCGAAGTGACCTACGAAGAAGCGCAGGAGCTTGCGTTTTTCGGCGCACAAGTGCTGCACCCGCGTTCGATGCTCCCGTGCCGCCGCACCGCAACTCCCGTCCGCGTAAAGAATTCGTACAATATCGAAAGCCCGGGTTCGATCATCGTCGAAACGCATAACGGAAAAGCGTCTCCCGTCTGCGCGATCACGGGCGTCAAACACGTAACGCTCATCGATATCGCTTCGACGCGCATGCTCGGCGCGGTCGGCTTTCTCGCGCACATATTCAATCAGTTTTTAAAATGGAATATCAGCATCGACGTGATTGCGACGAGCGAAGTGTCCGTTTCGCTGACGGTAAATACTAAGACCGATCTTTCGGGTTTGATCCGCGATTTGAGCGACGTAGCCGAAGTGCGGACACGGAGCGGAAAAGCGATCGTGTCGATCATCTGCGACGCGCTGCATTCTTCGGCGATCCTCGCGGCGGGATTTAAAGCTTTGTCGGATGAAAATATCAACGTGCAGATGATCAGTCAGGGCGCGAGCAAAGTGAATATCAGTATGATCGTCGACGACGAAGAAGCCGATAAAACCGTGCGCGTGCTGCACAAAGCGTATTTCGCTTGA